One part of the Tunicatimonas pelagia genome encodes these proteins:
- a CDS encoding DUF1501 domain-containing protein, whose protein sequence is MNRRLFLKKAPVAATGGAMMLNGLSIQAMAQHSPLQSLAASSANDRVLVIIQLHGGNDGLNTLIPINQYARYYDLRPNIAIADKGRRAAVLLDSTLPDEQQIALHPDMYGMKELYDQGKMAIVQSVAYDNMNLSHFRSRDIWFMGGDYDEYKDSGWIGRYLDQLFPDYPDSYPNEGMPDPLGIEVGNSVSLGFHRDNGIPTSIAINNPSQFYNLINSVGVDPPESVANTFYGHELQWILDIEQKSNQYAGRLRELYEKGSNSPGVQYPERYPLSAPASVVRNGLAPQLQMIARLLSGGIQTKIFLARIGGFDTHASQVEAYDASMGVHSAKLYHIAEAMKAFQEDLKFLGLENRVMTVTMSEFGRRAKSNGSYGTDHGTAAPMFVFGRNVKPGIIGTNPDLNDLSRNNIKHQYDYRQVFGSLVQDWMQADSATMERTNFSEYVEPDKKITLVGDPVTSVDAVQFRQARYYLKPCSPNPAAGLTQVQYRINSREWVQLEVLDVTGNLVKQLVDQEQSAGEYTQTLDVSDWKIGTYIVKIKTTGWQETTKLIVTQ, encoded by the coding sequence ATGAACCGACGATTATTTCTTAAAAAAGCCCCGGTAGCGGCAACCGGAGGAGCCATGATGTTAAACGGACTTTCGATCCAAGCCATGGCTCAGCATAGTCCTTTACAATCCTTAGCAGCCAGTAGTGCGAATGACCGTGTACTGGTAATTATTCAATTGCACGGTGGCAACGATGGATTAAATACCCTTATTCCAATAAACCAGTACGCTCGCTACTACGATTTGCGACCCAATATCGCCATTGCTGATAAAGGCAGAAGAGCAGCAGTTCTGTTGGATAGTACGTTGCCTGATGAGCAGCAAATCGCTCTGCACCCGGATATGTACGGTATGAAAGAGCTTTACGACCAAGGAAAAATGGCGATTGTGCAGTCGGTGGCGTACGACAATATGAACCTTTCCCACTTTCGTAGCCGCGATATTTGGTTTATGGGTGGGGATTACGATGAATACAAAGATTCAGGATGGATTGGCCGCTACTTAGATCAACTATTTCCGGATTATCCGGATAGTTATCCTAATGAGGGAATGCCCGACCCGCTGGGTATTGAAGTAGGGAATTCGGTTTCGCTGGGTTTTCACCGCGATAATGGTATTCCAACATCCATTGCCATTAATAATCCGAGTCAGTTTTATAATCTGATTAATAGTGTTGGGGTAGATCCGCCAGAGTCGGTAGCAAATACATTCTACGGTCATGAGCTTCAGTGGATTCTGGATATTGAGCAAAAATCTAATCAGTACGCTGGTCGCTTGCGGGAGTTATACGAAAAGGGAAGCAACAGTCCAGGAGTACAGTATCCCGAAAGGTATCCCTTGAGTGCTCCGGCGAGTGTTGTTCGCAATGGTTTGGCCCCTCAGTTACAAATGATTGCTCGGCTGCTCAGCGGAGGTATTCAAACAAAAATTTTCCTGGCCCGTATCGGAGGTTTTGATACTCATGCTTCTCAAGTGGAGGCGTACGATGCTTCTATGGGAGTTCACTCTGCCAAGCTTTACCACATTGCTGAAGCTATGAAAGCCTTTCAGGAAGATTTAAAGTTTCTTGGTTTAGAAAACCGAGTGATGACGGTTACCATGTCGGAATTTGGGCGTAGGGCAAAGTCCAACGGTAGCTATGGAACCGACCACGGAACCGCCGCTCCTATGTTCGTCTTCGGACGAAATGTGAAACCCGGTATTATTGGCACAAATCCTGATTTAAACGATCTAAGTCGTAACAACATTAAGCATCAGTACGATTATCGTCAGGTATTCGGCAGCTTGGTTCAGGACTGGATGCAGGCTGATTCGGCTACAATGGAGCGAACAAATTTTAGTGAATACGTGGAACCGGATAAGAAAATTACGCTGGTAGGCGATCCAGTTACTTCAGTAGACGCTGTTCAGTTCAGACAGGCTCGCTACTACCTAAAGCCTTGCTCACCCAATCCGGCAGCCGGGCTAACTCAGGTACAGTACCGTATCAACTCCCGGGAGTGGGTACAGCTTGAGGTGCTAGACGTCACAGGAAATTTGGTAAAGCAACTGGTTGATCAGGAGCAATCGGCGGGAGAATATACTCAAACGCTAGATGTTTCTGACTGGAAAATCGGCACCTATATTGTTAAAATTAAAACTACGGGTTGGCAGGAAACTACTAAGTTGATTGTGACTCAATAA
- a CDS encoding BfmA/BtgA family mobilization protein — protein MSTSKKINVSHAFHQRLNQETTRLKLSYKEYLEAAGEFFIAHKIDPRKYQAGQTEELANLLRSAVDRIFALLIFQEQHVLKAIHTEASKARIMGELSVNHLLRLLTEDESSLQALQQQDQQYLTQRLRQALDQLETAKTQ, from the coding sequence ATGAGTACTTCTAAAAAAATCAACGTCTCCCATGCTTTTCATCAGCGTTTGAACCAAGAAACTACTAGGCTCAAACTTTCTTACAAAGAATACCTGGAAGCAGCAGGTGAGTTCTTCATCGCCCACAAAATAGATCCTAGAAAGTATCAGGCCGGACAGACCGAAGAACTAGCCAATTTGCTTCGGTCAGCCGTAGATCGAATATTCGCGCTACTGATTTTTCAGGAACAGCATGTCCTCAAAGCCATCCATACCGAAGCGAGCAAAGCCCGAATTATGGGCGAGTTATCGGTGAACCATTTACTACGACTGTTGACCGAAGATGAAAGTAGCTTGCAAGCCCTTCAGCAGCAAGACCAGCAGTACCTTACCCAACGTCTTCGTCAAGCCCTTGACCAGTTAGAAACGGCTAAGACCCAATAG
- a CDS encoding helix-turn-helix domain-containing protein: MKHPIYHTNLPATVRFDARLSPYARLLYGDIKALCDQQGYCWASNRYLASLYGVKAKVASRWIQQLRKYGYLKIAIQAGNQRKIFVQSDLLNRGSLRPNSVDPIPQRVEGGLPDDRAESGSLLIDNIIDYNDRVDSTPTPSSSIKKWRGKPEKNSENLPVKHSVTMDLSEMSSTPEKPSPPFRSPPLPTDKNKEVFIKPTAQEVESYMQGQTELCSSVVTAKAQAQRFMNYYQSNGWKVGRHPMQDWQAAARNWLLNTKTYESQQKPYAQYATESPYESSREKDYSIPL; encoded by the coding sequence ATGAAACACCCAATTTATCACACTAACCTACCAGCTACAGTGCGCTTTGACGCTCGGTTATCTCCCTACGCCCGCCTGCTTTACGGGGATATCAAAGCCCTCTGTGACCAGCAAGGCTACTGCTGGGCCAGCAACCGCTACCTGGCTTCCCTCTACGGAGTAAAGGCGAAAGTCGCCTCGCGCTGGATACAGCAGTTGCGAAAATACGGCTATCTAAAAATAGCTATTCAAGCCGGTAATCAACGTAAAATTTTTGTTCAAAGCGATCTACTCAATAGGGGAAGCCTACGTCCTAATTCGGTAGACCCTATCCCTCAGAGAGTAGAGGGCGGTCTACCCGATGATAGAGCGGAATCGGGTTCACTCCTTATAGATAATATTATCGATTATAATGATCGAGTAGATAGTACACCTACCCCTTCCTCATCTATTAAAAAGTGGAGGGGTAAACCAGAAAAAAATAGTGAAAACTTGCCTGTCAAGCATAGTGTAACGATGGACTTATCTGAAATGTCCTCAACCCCAGAAAAACCATCCCCCCCGTTCCGCTCACCCCCCCTTCCAACGGATAAAAACAAAGAGGTGTTTATCAAGCCTACGGCTCAGGAGGTAGAGTCCTACATGCAAGGGCAAACCGAGCTCTGCTCTAGTGTGGTAACAGCAAAAGCCCAGGCACAACGATTTATGAATTATTACCAATCCAACGGCTGGAAGGTAGGTCGCCATCCCATGCAGGACTGGCAGGCGGCTGCCCGTAACTGGCTACTAAATACCAAGACCTATGAAAGTCAACAAAAACCCTATGCTCAATATGCTACCGAAAGCCCTTACGAATCCTCCCGAGAGAAAGATTACAGCATCCCGCTCTAA
- a CDS encoding SDR family NAD(P)-dependent oxidoreductase: MNLQIEGKTAVITGGDSGIGLETATILANEGANIVLSDVKEESLQQAVEKVRPHIADSRQIAAYTADLTSYDDVQQLAKKVQDQFGGADILAHTAGARGAAGDFLKLTDEDWMETINIDLMGTVRICRAFIPQMQKKGWGRVVTISSENALQPYEEESPYNACKAGVINLTKCLSRAYSKEGLLFNCVSPAYIATPMTDKMMEQLADERGTSTDEAIEWFLENERPHIAVKRRGKPEEVATVIAFLCSELASYVNGSNYRVDGGAVETAFG, encoded by the coding sequence ATGAATTTACAAATAGAAGGCAAAACTGCGGTTATCACCGGAGGCGATTCAGGCATTGGGTTAGAAACAGCTACAATTTTAGCCAACGAAGGTGCGAATATCGTGCTATCGGATGTTAAAGAAGAATCGCTACAACAAGCGGTTGAAAAGGTTAGACCTCATATTGCCGATTCTCGACAAATTGCTGCGTACACGGCTGATTTAACGAGTTATGATGATGTACAGCAGTTAGCTAAAAAAGTGCAAGATCAGTTTGGAGGAGCTGACATCTTAGCGCATACTGCGGGCGCGCGAGGAGCTGCCGGTGACTTTTTAAAACTAACTGACGAAGATTGGATGGAGACCATTAATATAGACTTGATGGGTACTGTCCGGATATGCCGCGCGTTTATCCCGCAAATGCAAAAAAAAGGTTGGGGGCGAGTGGTAACTATCTCTTCGGAAAATGCTCTACAGCCCTACGAAGAAGAAAGTCCGTACAACGCCTGCAAAGCTGGCGTGATTAATCTTACCAAATGTCTCTCCCGGGCTTATTCTAAGGAAGGCCTACTGTTTAATTGTGTATCCCCCGCTTACATCGCCACCCCTATGACTGACAAAATGATGGAACAGTTAGCCGATGAGCGAGGCACCTCTACCGACGAAGCCATAGAGTGGTTTTTAGAAAACGAACGACCTCATATTGCGGTCAAGCGACGTGGTAAACCCGAAGAAGTAGCTACCGTGATTGCTTTTCTTTGTTCCGAACTAGCTAGTTACGTGAATGGTAGCAACTACCGTGTAGACGGCGGAGCTGTAGAAACTGCCTTTGGTTAA
- a CDS encoding DUF1800 domain-containing protein has protein sequence MASLSPYTQPLGVKRAAHLLRRATFGGTKSQIDQFAQLTPAAAVNRLFAVPAEREAPRDPATGASWVNPKPIDVNSGRDELIDQTKVWWIDSFLQSDACIAPKSSFFLHTHFTTISNRLRNAPSIYYQIRLFDQFALGNFKELTKCICLDNAMMRHLDGQLNRKGSPNENYAREFFELYSIGKGPQVGPDDYTTFTEQDVVEAAKVFSGFDIDVEFTNINPELNVSQAIVRTNSQGLASQHDSSTKTLSAAFQGATVSPIEMVGNSATTEAAIDEIHQLVEIVFEQAATAQHICRKLYRFFVYYEISEEVEQNIIVPLAAIMQQNDYELRPVLEALFTSQHFYDEDNTQQEDDHLGAIIKSPLDLIVGIHRFFEVPLPDYQGDLDTFYSTLHHGVLEPLSDQGMYFYEPFEVAGYAAYHQSPAFHRNWISSNYLARRYEYAKKLIEGIRDRDGNELVKLDVMEYVTNPANISDPTNAAQLVRELVDYLLPEEISEERFDFFLKAILLDDLSEINWQFEWQNYESSGDDSAVRVQLEKLFNTILQSPEFQLS, from the coding sequence ATGGCTTCACTTTCCCCTTATACTCAACCACTCGGTGTTAAACGGGCAGCGCACCTACTACGCCGGGCAACATTCGGAGGAACTAAATCGCAGATTGACCAATTTGCTCAACTGACTCCCGCCGCAGCGGTAAATCGCTTATTTGCTGTCCCAGCTGAACGGGAAGCACCTCGCGACCCAGCTACTGGAGCTAGTTGGGTAAACCCTAAGCCTATCGATGTTAATAGCGGAAGAGATGAGCTAATTGATCAGACTAAAGTTTGGTGGATAGATTCTTTTCTGCAATCTGATGCTTGCATTGCTCCTAAGAGCAGCTTCTTTCTGCATACCCACTTCACTACCATCTCCAATCGGCTCCGTAATGCCCCATCTATCTATTATCAAATTCGATTATTTGATCAGTTTGCCTTAGGAAATTTTAAAGAGCTGACCAAATGCATCTGCTTGGATAATGCTATGATGCGCCACTTAGACGGACAACTCAACCGTAAGGGTAGTCCGAATGAAAATTACGCCCGAGAGTTCTTTGAGTTGTACTCCATTGGTAAGGGGCCTCAAGTTGGCCCGGACGATTATACCACATTTACCGAGCAGGATGTAGTTGAAGCAGCTAAAGTGTTTTCTGGTTTCGATATTGACGTAGAGTTTACCAATATTAATCCCGAACTCAATGTATCTCAGGCAATTGTTCGAACCAATAGTCAAGGGTTGGCCAGCCAACACGATAGTTCTACGAAAACGCTTAGTGCTGCCTTTCAAGGAGCTACCGTATCGCCAATTGAAATGGTAGGAAATTCAGCGACGACTGAAGCAGCGATTGACGAAATTCATCAGTTGGTAGAAATAGTATTTGAGCAGGCAGCTACTGCCCAGCATATTTGTCGCAAACTATATCGATTTTTTGTCTACTACGAAATTAGTGAAGAGGTAGAGCAGAATATTATTGTACCGCTAGCGGCCATTATGCAGCAAAATGACTACGAGCTTAGGCCTGTACTGGAAGCATTATTTACTAGCCAGCATTTCTACGATGAAGACAACACCCAACAAGAAGACGATCACCTGGGGGCTATCATCAAATCTCCTCTAGATTTGATTGTAGGCATTCACCGCTTTTTTGAAGTGCCTTTGCCTGATTATCAAGGTGATTTGGATACTTTCTACAGTACACTGCACCACGGAGTGCTGGAGCCATTATCCGATCAGGGTATGTACTTTTACGAACCCTTTGAAGTAGCGGGCTATGCGGCTTATCACCAAAGTCCAGCTTTTCATCGTAACTGGATCAGTTCTAATTATTTAGCCCGACGGTATGAGTACGCTAAAAAGCTTATTGAAGGTATTCGTGACCGGGATGGAAATGAGTTGGTAAAGCTGGATGTGATGGAGTACGTGACTAATCCAGCCAATATCAGTGACCCGACAAACGCAGCACAACTGGTACGCGAACTTGTAGACTATTTGCTTCCCGAAGAGATTAGCGAAGAGCGATTCGATTTCTTCTTGAAAGCTATTCTACTTGATGACCTTTCTGAAATTAACTGGCAGTTTGAGTGGCAGAACTACGAAAGCAGTGGTGACGATTCTGCCGTCAGAGTCCAACTTGAAAAATTGTTTAATACTATTCTGCAATCACCAGAATTCCAACTCTCATAG
- a CDS encoding site-specific integrase, with protein MYDLVPDHIVTGLDGKLWIHGQRKKSKEFFKVPLLPQAKAIVEKYQNHPLAQINGKVLPVYTNQKTNAYLKEIAFLCEVKKNLTFHLARHTFATTVTLANGVPIESVSKMLGHTSLRTTQIYAKVVEQKLSNDMDQLEEILVSISAKSRTGFGKPPLKFFLVSVIIVSNAYFLNLKYNLLEPHDG; from the coding sequence GTGTACGATCTAGTTCCTGATCATATTGTTACCGGATTAGATGGCAAATTGTGGATACATGGTCAGCGGAAAAAATCCAAAGAATTCTTTAAGGTACCGTTACTTCCGCAGGCTAAGGCCATTGTAGAAAAATATCAGAACCATCCCTTAGCCCAGATCAATGGGAAAGTATTACCTGTGTACACCAACCAGAAAACCAATGCCTACCTCAAAGAGATAGCCTTCTTATGTGAGGTAAAGAAAAACCTGACGTTTCACCTGGCCCGACATACTTTTGCTACCACCGTAACTTTAGCGAATGGCGTACCCATTGAGTCGGTCAGTAAAATGCTGGGGCATACCAGCTTACGGACTACTCAGATCTATGCTAAAGTGGTTGAGCAAAAACTCAGTAATGATATGGATCAACTAGAAGAAATATTAGTTAGCATCAGCGCAAAATCAAGAACAGGATTCGGCAAGCCACCTCTTAAATTCTTTTTAGTTTCAGTAATAATTGTCTCTAACGCTTATTTTCTCAATCTAAAGTATAATTTACTGGAGCCACATGATGGATGA
- a CDS encoding DUF421 domain-containing protein codes for MDNIFVTNLDSIVRIVVIVPVIYVLVILYIRVIGKRSTSQMNNFDWIVTVAMGSLVASTIILKDVAIVDGALGILLLMVLQYLLTKVMLYSATIRKIVKSTPQLLLYEGEFLPDNMKRERILESEILASIRESGLKNKNQVYAVILETDASFSVIPKENDDEVCFSLADVEGLPSGLKEELKSKGEAA; via the coding sequence ATGGATAATATTTTTGTTACAAACCTAGATAGTATAGTACGCATCGTAGTGATCGTTCCGGTGATCTACGTACTCGTAATTTTGTATATTCGAGTGATAGGGAAGCGGTCTACCTCACAAATGAATAACTTCGATTGGATCGTAACGGTGGCCATGGGTTCGTTAGTGGCTTCTACAATCATTCTGAAGGATGTCGCCATAGTAGATGGTGCTTTGGGAATTCTGTTGCTGATGGTACTTCAGTATCTACTGACTAAAGTGATGTTGTATTCGGCGACCATCCGGAAAATTGTTAAGTCTACCCCGCAACTATTGTTGTACGAAGGAGAGTTTTTACCCGATAATATGAAACGGGAGCGAATCCTAGAATCTGAAATTCTAGCGAGCATTCGGGAGAGTGGGCTGAAGAACAAAAACCAGGTGTATGCCGTGATTCTGGAAACGGATGCCAGCTTTAGTGTGATTCCTAAAGAAAATGATGATGAGGTATGTTTCTCATTAGCGGACGTAGAAGGACTACCGTCGGGGTTGAAAGAAGAGTTGAAATCGAAGGGAGAAGCTGCCTAG
- a CDS encoding phage integrase SAM-like domain-containing protein → MRSNKTFGITFFVKKYQQDKQGLVPIYVRISVNAKRLDMSVQRKIALERWDEVRGIARGTKEEIKQLNGYLDQVKSRLIDCKESLAQERILITTEAIKSRYLGQDERGKTLKELIKYHNEEMKYELAWGTQKNYFTTQRYLNEFLQKKHKTSDIYLDTLDYKFIKDFVRFVLTSAARRPSKTLYPEWGHETCWAATKNGKSCHQGRMAD, encoded by the coding sequence ATGCGTAGCAACAAAACCTTCGGAATCACTTTTTTCGTTAAAAAGTACCAGCAAGACAAACAAGGTCTCGTGCCTATTTATGTTCGTATCTCCGTCAATGCTAAGCGTCTGGATATGTCCGTGCAGCGAAAAATTGCTTTAGAGCGATGGGATGAAGTACGAGGTATTGCCCGAGGTACCAAAGAAGAAATCAAACAACTTAATGGATATTTAGACCAAGTAAAAAGTCGGCTGATTGATTGCAAAGAATCTCTCGCCCAGGAGCGAATACTAATTACCACAGAGGCCATCAAGAGCCGCTACCTGGGACAAGATGAGCGAGGCAAAACCCTGAAAGAGCTAATAAAGTATCACAACGAAGAAATGAAGTATGAACTGGCCTGGGGCACCCAGAAGAACTACTTCACGACTCAGCGATACTTGAATGAGTTTTTACAAAAGAAACATAAGACATCGGATATCTATCTGGATACGTTGGACTATAAGTTCATTAAGGATTTTGTCCGATTTGTTTTAACATCGGCAGCCCGACGGCCATCAAAAACCCTGTACCCAGAATGGGGCCATGAAACATGCTGGGCGGCTACGAAAAATGGTAAATCTTGCCATCAAGGAAGAATGGCTGACTAA
- a CDS encoding DUF5712 family protein — protein sequence MHTKIIDPKRDGRLVFANRGSCQKTVSYLGHDAKARDETVQFFDQERNAIAPEEVKSMIDRNAKGLRKEQEKFYSLVISPSQAELVHLKNDPTKLQEYTRAVMQNYAKNFNLKDDSRIRPSELVWYATIHHDRTEKEGEQKGEVKKGHHTHVHILMRAQDRNRQHHLNPKGWKSHFTFKDWQVQNGRTFQQLFDYQQETTSKNLTASMPEATQLRHQERIRYKIDYLNQYFTGHWKLDENKVLSIAGEQNYGKGFFFRLHHLTKSYQQGKLVNSPYLLLETGKDELLALPEHTLLHLGKQSLGMSEEVAHTDAEKQKKKQ from the coding sequence ATGCACACAAAAATCATTGATCCCAAACGAGATGGTCGCCTTGTATTTGCCAACCGGGGCTCTTGCCAGAAAACAGTGAGTTACTTGGGCCACGATGCCAAAGCTCGCGATGAAACTGTACAGTTTTTTGACCAAGAACGAAATGCGATAGCCCCAGAAGAAGTAAAAAGCATGATTGACCGGAATGCCAAGGGCTTACGAAAAGAACAGGAAAAATTTTATTCATTGGTGATATCCCCCTCGCAGGCTGAATTAGTGCACCTGAAGAATGATCCCACTAAACTACAAGAATACACTCGAGCCGTCATGCAAAATTATGCGAAGAACTTTAACCTGAAAGATGACTCCCGAATACGACCTTCGGAACTAGTCTGGTATGCCACTATTCACCACGACCGAACCGAAAAAGAAGGGGAGCAGAAAGGAGAAGTCAAAAAAGGTCATCATACCCATGTGCATATTCTGATGAGAGCCCAGGATAGGAATAGGCAGCACCACCTAAACCCCAAAGGCTGGAAAAGTCACTTCACGTTCAAAGACTGGCAGGTACAAAACGGCAGAACCTTTCAACAGCTATTTGATTACCAGCAGGAGACCACTTCTAAAAACCTTACTGCCAGTATGCCCGAAGCAACCCAACTTCGCCATCAGGAACGCATTCGCTACAAAATAGACTATCTCAATCAGTACTTCACAGGACACTGGAAACTGGATGAAAATAAGGTGTTATCCATCGCTGGAGAGCAAAACTATGGCAAAGGCTTTTTCTTTCGGTTGCACCACCTGACCAAAAGCTATCAGCAAGGAAAGTTAGTCAACAGTCCTTATCTATTGCTAGAAACCGGAAAAGACGAACTCCTGGCTCTTCCTGAGCACACCTTGTTACATCTGGGAAAGCAATCGTTGGGGATGAGTGAGGAAGTAGCGCACACTGATGCCGAGAAGCAAAAGAAAAAACAGTAG
- a CDS encoding alpha/beta fold hydrolase: MNKSSVARQQGDHGSVLVFLHYFGGAADSWQWVVSDLASDYTCFVLNLPGFGSTPPLSALSIASYTQWITKTLESLGLSACTLVGHSMSGKLALSVAATNPDHINHVVLVAPSPPTQEPMEEAERQRMLNHPNLSEAIKTVKGATRAVLTEEQRSLAIATQLAVDHPTWRWWLTDGMNYSIADQVARIKTPVHLLASKDDPVIPFRPLCAELKKLIPHIQINAIKNIGHLLPLEEPKWLASQIKNIVRQKI; encoded by the coding sequence ATGAACAAATCATCCGTTGCGCGACAGCAGGGCGATCATGGTTCCGTTTTAGTTTTCCTTCATTATTTTGGTGGTGCTGCCGATAGCTGGCAGTGGGTCGTTTCTGATCTTGCATCAGATTACACGTGTTTTGTACTAAACCTCCCTGGGTTCGGGAGTACACCTCCACTGAGCGCATTATCAATTGCAAGCTATACACAATGGATTACAAAAACTCTTGAATCGCTCGGGTTATCGGCTTGCACTTTAGTAGGCCATTCCATGTCAGGAAAGTTAGCTTTATCGGTAGCCGCGACGAATCCAGACCATATTAATCATGTGGTGTTAGTAGCACCGTCCCCTCCTACCCAGGAGCCAATGGAGGAAGCGGAGCGGCAACGTATGCTCAACCATCCTAATCTATCAGAAGCAATAAAGACAGTAAAAGGAGCGACTAGAGCAGTGCTTACGGAAGAACAACGTTCGTTAGCAATCGCAACCCAGTTAGCGGTAGATCACCCTACGTGGCGTTGGTGGTTAACAGATGGAATGAACTATTCTATTGCCGATCAAGTAGCTCGAATTAAAACACCCGTACATTTGCTTGCTTCTAAAGATGATCCCGTTATTCCATTTCGCCCCCTTTGTGCTGAGTTGAAAAAACTGATCCCTCATATTCAGATTAATGCGATTAAAAATATTGGGCACCTACTTCCGTTAGAAGAGCCCAAATGGTTAGCTTCTCAGATCAAAAATATTGTGAGGCAAAAAATATAA
- a CDS encoding transglutaminase family protein — protein sequence MKTRLKIVHETAYKFSSEVFIEPHYLRFKPRVTPHNKLESFAIDISSTPTGLSELIDAENNLVHFCWFSGRHEKLSIRSESVVRLEDNNPFDFILFPDRYFDLPFDYLPHLKDVLLTALKTRNIYFPLIEYGYQVLLDSDHKTLSFMTALTNQIHHDFTLETRLEGEPLEPGITFDLKKGSCRDLSWMLIQLLRHMGIATRFVSGYFFVESEHPEPELHAWVEVYLPGAGWVGFDPSNGLLAGSSHVPICSSSRYENTMPVSGSFRGDAASELITSLSMEPM from the coding sequence ATGAAAACTAGATTGAAAATCGTGCACGAAACAGCTTATAAATTTAGTAGCGAGGTTTTTATTGAACCGCACTACCTAAGGTTTAAACCCAGGGTCACTCCCCACAATAAGCTCGAAAGCTTTGCTATAGACATATCCTCAACCCCGACGGGTTTATCCGAACTAATTGACGCGGAAAATAACCTGGTGCATTTCTGCTGGTTTAGTGGGAGGCACGAAAAACTAAGTATCCGTTCGGAGTCGGTGGTACGCCTGGAAGATAATAATCCTTTTGACTTTATTCTGTTCCCTGATCGCTATTTTGATCTACCCTTCGACTATTTACCGCATCTAAAAGACGTACTACTTACAGCGTTAAAAACTAGAAACATCTATTTTCCTCTAATTGAATATGGTTACCAAGTTCTGCTAGATTCCGATCATAAGACACTATCCTTCATGACTGCCCTAACCAACCAAATTCATCATGATTTCACTTTAGAAACACGACTTGAAGGTGAGCCTTTAGAACCCGGAATAACTTTTGATTTAAAAAAAGGGTCTTGCCGGGATCTTTCATGGATGCTGATCCAGTTACTCCGACACATGGGCATTGCTACCAGGTTTGTAAGTGGTTACTTTTTTGTTGAATCGGAACATCCGGAGCCTGAGTTGCATGCCTGGGTGGAGGTATATCTACCCGGAGCAGGGTGGGTTGGATTTGACCCTAGTAATGGTTTATTGGCCGGTAGCTCCCATGTTCCGATCTGTTCTAGTTCACGATACGAAAATACTATGCCAGTAAGTGGCTCATTCAGAGGTGATGCTGCTAGTGAGTTGATCACATCGCTATCTATGGAGCCCATGTAA